From Thermodesulfovibrionales bacterium:
GGCTGTTGCCCATGTATCAGCACCAGCAAAGGCCCTGTCTGTAAGAAGCACTGCTTCATCAGCGCCCATTGCAATTGCATCCCTTAATGCCTCTTCTGCCTGAGGTGGTCCCATGGTGATAACCGTGACCCTTCCTCCCATTTTTTCCTTAATCTGCAGTCCTGCCTCAATAGCGTGGAGGTCATAGGGATTTATGATACTTGGAACTCCATCTCTTATCAGTGTACCTGTCTCAGGATTTATCCTTACCTCTGATGAATCAGGCACCT
This genomic window contains:
- a CDS encoding electron transfer flavoprotein subunit beta, whose product is MKIIVCIKQVPDSSEVRINPETGTLIRDGVPSIINPYDLHAIEAGLQIKEKMGGRVTVITMGPPQAEEALRDAIAMGADEAVLLTDRAFAGADTWATA